One Drosophila willistoni isolate 14030-0811.24 chromosome 2R unlocalized genomic scaffold, UCI_dwil_1.1 Seg167, whole genome shotgun sequence DNA segment encodes these proteins:
- the LOC6644046 gene encoding uncharacterized protein LOC6644046 isoform X2, whose amino-acid sequence MASNVHQQQSQQVQHPYAISEDRQLHRRRATKQSSESKHPKQCQIWPDQSSKRPRIRIGTASGSFLLCPALNVLKEPSKFLPIGFLLLVIFLSTHGDFAEAEGNVGCQFVRTLCIPHTEVCYDDNIFGKCIPTTGVDVEDIEKTPLTEDQSRLLATMLEELQGAGLGWDHPYVQCRIQGSLFSLQRQQQLPPNLCANLAPVPPEYGDPASALAYVRFTPPEPQIEGELDYYEQQPGQLYPILHKKQDTQDNGINSIIHQLQLQDRRRLRHDPGELEHFGKLDQLGHGAQAAQLETPSVMDVFLDTERQRLEQQARLADQEQEQQKQHERLELYQILAASEPDPQPYQRKMQANAMDTLESIVEQQKEQQQQQQQEQEEKAPVYVPEDVNESSELYIPDNFAPFKRVRGRGRNPIEVEEPPKRSFFRELASRNNAPEPEPEAMVKRRPPFYDQQELAFDTGLLHNSLTPLQEEAMLASNTFPRTANGQRLYTEGGLLMMPYNSDQDSDLDGMQADEPAATIKQSLLANMLGFARHERLDVKKPGPQLGPPKPAAAELNNHLETDKARSSKQQNKEVLPAHIKGSSNNDEDDAHKKKKVMQEQHSAEDHAPHTVDTEYAHVFVKNPIDSWYDGQRIMNELAQILHMQGYFSYLTVQPHEVSFRVDSNNPERKTAGDVARIINENRGVKNNIQRRVGFYVLHAGVGDKIKDLSDPSVSASHIELAEQGPDVTHIMAYMFAGAGAAAVIVIFVTLILIKRHDRKRDKLGGLQSGIAGTETCSKDYQELCRARMAGKSGSGSGGSGATGTGAAGEPAHSGRITSLSKENEGRPPSSRSSTSSWSEEPALTNMDISTGHMVLSYMEDHLRNKGRLQREWEALCRYEAEPSAREAASQPQCVSLNRPGAPLPYDHSRVVLNHLANAEGLDYVNASTITDHDPRAPAYVAAQGPLPSTLAHFWQMIWEQGAVVIVALCRLQENGEVACARYWPEEGAEVYHIYEVHLVSEHIWCDDYLVRSFYLKNLRTSETRTVTQFHFLSWPQMGIPTQAKALLDFRRKVNKSYRGRRSCPIVVHGSAGAGRTGAYILLDLVLERMNKGAREIDIAATLEHLRDQRAGVVATRQQFEFVLMAVAEEVHAILKALPANSSGEKRELDKDPALTAAAPVAPGSCSTKEPLKEDKAQEAAEEEAPTSSIKAAAEQQKTPAKKQQPQQAKK is encoded by the exons ATGGCAAGCAATGTGCATCAACAACAATCACAACAGGTACAACATCCATACGCAATAAGTGAAGATCGGCAACTGCATCGTCGACGAGCTACGAAACAGTCCTCAGAATCAAAGCACCCAAAGCAGTGCCAAATTTGGCCTGATCAGTCATCAAAGCGACCACGCATAAGAATTGGAACTGCTTCTGGATCTTTTCTGCTATGTCCAGCTCTGAATGTCCTAAAAGAACCATCCAAATTTCTTCCAATTGGTTTCCTTCTGCTAGTTATCTTTCTGTCCACTCATGGAGATTTTGCTGAAGCGGAGGGCAATGTTG GCTGCCAGTTTGTTAGGACGCTTTGCATACCCCACACCGAGGTTTGCTATGATG ATAACATCTTCGGCAAATGCATTCCCACCACCGGCGTCGATGTTGAGGACATTGAGAA GACACCACTCACTGAGGACCAGTCCCGTCTGTTGGCCACCATGCTGGAGGAGCTCCAGGGCGCGGGCTTAGGCTGGGACCATCCGTATGTACAATGCCGCATCCAGGGCTCGCTTTTTTCGCTGCAACGTCAACAGCAGTTGCCTCCGAATCTGTGTGCCAATCTGGCGCCAGTTCCCCCAGAATATGGGGATCCGGCCAGTGCATTGGCCTATGTCCGTTTCACTCCACCCGAACCGCAAATCGAGGGCGAATTGGATTACTACGAACAGCAGCCGGGTCAATTGTATCCCATATTGCATAAGAAGCAGGACACCCAAGACAATGGCATCAATAGCATCATCCATCAGTTGCAACTGCAGGATAGGCGACGCTTGCGTCACGATCCTGGTGAGCTAGAGCATTTCGGCAAGTTGGATCAATTGGGTCATGGGGCGCAAGCAGCTCAACTGGAAACTCCGAGTGTAATGGATGTCTTCCTGGACACCGAACGGCAGAGGCTGGAACAACAAGCCCGATTAGCCGATCAAGAGCAAgagcagcagaagcaacatGAACGTCTCGAACTGTATCAGATTCTGGCCGCCTCAGAGCCCGATCCTCAGCCCTACCAACGTAAAATGCAAGCCAATGCCATGGACACCTTGGAGTCGATAGTGGAACAGCaaaaggagcagcagcaacaacagcagcaggagcaggaggaaAAGGCTCCTGTCTATGTGCCCGAAGATGTGAACGAGTCCAGTGAACTTTACATTCCCGATAACTTTGCACCCTTCAAGCGTGTTCGAGGACGAGGACGAAATCCGATTGAAGTCGAAGAGCCACCAAAGCGTTCCTTCTTCCGTGAACTGGCCAGCAGAAATAATGCGCCAGAGCCCGAGCCTGAGGCGATGGTAAAACGACGTCCGCCCTTCTATGATCAACAGGAGTTGGCTTTCGATACGGGTCTGTTGCATAACTCACTGACTCCACTGCAGGAAGAAGCTATGCTGGCCTCAAACACCTTTCCCCGGACGGCCAATGGTCAAAGGTTATACACTGAAGGCGGCTTGCTAATGATGCCCTACAACTCGGACCAGGACTCAGACCTCGATGGCATGCAGGCAGATgaaccagcagcaacaatcaAACAATCGCTGTTGGCCAATATGCTGGGCTTTGCCCGACACGAGCGTCTGGATGTTAAGAAACCCGGACCACAGTTGGGACCGCCTAAGCCCGCGGCCGCTGAGCTCAACAATCACCTGGAAACGGACAAGGCACGCAGTAGCAAACAGCAGAACAAGGAGGTCCTGCCCGCGCACATCAagggcagcagcaacaacgacGAGGACGATGCacacaagaagaagaaggtcATGCAGGAGCAGCACTCGGCCGAGGATCATGCGCCGCACACCGTAGACACTGAATATGCACATGTGTTCGTGAAGAACCC AATTGACAGTTGGTACGATGGGCAGCGTATTATGAATGAGTTGGCGCAAATACTACACATGCAGGGATACTTTTCTTATTTAAC CGTTCAACCGCACGAAGTGAGCTTCCGGGTGGACTCAAACAACCCCGAACGCAAAACCGCCGGAGATGTGGCACGCATCATCAACGAGAACCGCGGCGTGAAGAACAACATTCAGCGACGCGTTGGCTTCTATGTCCTGCATGCTGGCGTGGGtgacaagatcaaggatttgTCAGATCCCAGTGTCTCCGCCTCGCACATAGAGCTGGCCGAACAGGGGCCAGATGTCACTCACATTATGGCATACATGTTCGCTGGAGCAGGCGCTGCGGCTGTCATTGTGATCTTTGTCACCCTGATTCTGATCAAGAGGCACGATCGCAAGCGCGACAAGCTGGGCGGCCTGCAAtcgggcatagctggcacagAGACCTGCAGCAAGGACTATCAGGAACTGTGCCGAGCCCGCATGGCTGGCAaaagtggcagtggcagtggcggcTCAGGAGCAACTGGAACTGGAGCTGCTGGTGAGCCTGCCCACAGTGGTCGCATAACATCGCTGAGCAAGGAGAACGAAGGACGACCACCATCCTCACGATCTAGTACTTCATCGTGGAGCGAGGAGCCGGCATTGACGAATATGGATATATCTACAGGACACATGGTTTTG TCTTACATGGAGGATCACTTGCGAAACAAGGGACGACTGCAAAGGGAATGGGAGGCCTTGTGCCGCTACGAGGCTGAACCAAGTGCACGGGAGGCTGCCTCACAGCCTCAGTGTGTTAGCCTTAACCGTCCCGGAGCTCCCTTGCCCTACGATCATTCGCGTGTGGTCCTCAACCATTTGGCCAATGCCGAGGGATTGGATTATGTGAATGCCTCTACAATT ACTGATCACGATCCCCGCGCTCCAGCCTATGTGGCTGCTCAAGGACCATTACCATCGACTTTGGCACACTTTTGGCAAATGATTTGGGAACAGGGTGCAGTGGTCATTGTGGCCCTGTGTCGCCTCCAAGAGAATGGAGAGGTGGCTTGTGCTCGCTACTGGCCGGAAGAGGGTGCAGAGGTCTATCACATCTATGAG GTTCATCTCGTTAGTGAACACATTTGGTGTGATGATTACCTCGTACGTTCTTTCTATTTGAAAAATCTGCGCACTAGCGAGACCCGCACAGTGACACAATTCCATTTCCTGTCCTGGCCTCAAATGGGCATACCCACTCAAGCCAAAGCCCTTTTGGACTTTAGACG AAAGGTGAACAAATCGTATCGAGGTCGTCGCTCTTGTCCCATAGTGGTCCATGGAAGTGCTGGTGCTGGTCGCACTGGTGCCTACATCTTGTTGGATTTGGTCTTGGAACGCATGAACAAGGGTGCCCGTGAAATTGATATAGCCGCCACGCTGGAACACTTGAGAGATCAACGAGCTGGTGTCGTGGCCACACGACAGCAATTCGAATTCGTTCTCATGGCAGTGGCCGAAGAGGTTCATGCCATCTTGAAGGCATTGCCGGCCAATTCGTCGGGCGAAAAGCGTGAATTGGATAAGGATCCGGCACTCACAGCGGCAGCCCCTGTGGCCCCTGGCTCCTGCTCCACCAAAGAGCCACTGAAAGAGGACAAGGCCCAGGAGGCAGCCGAAGAGGAGGCACCCACCAGTAGCATCAAGGCGGCGGCGGAACAACAAAAGACGCCAGCCAAAAaacagcagccgcagcaggcAAAGAAGTAA
- the LOC6644046 gene encoding uncharacterized protein LOC6644046 isoform X1 translates to MPTCGGPVIMASNVHQQQSQQVQHPYAISEDRQLHRRRATKQSSESKHPKQCQIWPDQSSKRPRIRIGTASGSFLLCPALNVLKEPSKFLPIGFLLLVIFLSTHGDFAEAEGNVGCQFVRTLCIPHTEVCYDDNIFGKCIPTTGVDVEDIEKTPLTEDQSRLLATMLEELQGAGLGWDHPYVQCRIQGSLFSLQRQQQLPPNLCANLAPVPPEYGDPASALAYVRFTPPEPQIEGELDYYEQQPGQLYPILHKKQDTQDNGINSIIHQLQLQDRRRLRHDPGELEHFGKLDQLGHGAQAAQLETPSVMDVFLDTERQRLEQQARLADQEQEQQKQHERLELYQILAASEPDPQPYQRKMQANAMDTLESIVEQQKEQQQQQQQEQEEKAPVYVPEDVNESSELYIPDNFAPFKRVRGRGRNPIEVEEPPKRSFFRELASRNNAPEPEPEAMVKRRPPFYDQQELAFDTGLLHNSLTPLQEEAMLASNTFPRTANGQRLYTEGGLLMMPYNSDQDSDLDGMQADEPAATIKQSLLANMLGFARHERLDVKKPGPQLGPPKPAAAELNNHLETDKARSSKQQNKEVLPAHIKGSSNNDEDDAHKKKKVMQEQHSAEDHAPHTVDTEYAHVFVKNPIDSWYDGQRIMNELAQILHMQGYFSYLTVQPHEVSFRVDSNNPERKTAGDVARIINENRGVKNNIQRRVGFYVLHAGVGDKIKDLSDPSVSASHIELAEQGPDVTHIMAYMFAGAGAAAVIVIFVTLILIKRHDRKRDKLGGLQSGIAGTETCSKDYQELCRARMAGKSGSGSGGSGATGTGAAGEPAHSGRITSLSKENEGRPPSSRSSTSSWSEEPALTNMDISTGHMVLSYMEDHLRNKGRLQREWEALCRYEAEPSAREAASQPQCVSLNRPGAPLPYDHSRVVLNHLANAEGLDYVNASTITDHDPRAPAYVAAQGPLPSTLAHFWQMIWEQGAVVIVALCRLQENGEVACARYWPEEGAEVYHIYEVHLVSEHIWCDDYLVRSFYLKNLRTSETRTVTQFHFLSWPQMGIPTQAKALLDFRRKVNKSYRGRRSCPIVVHGSAGAGRTGAYILLDLVLERMNKGAREIDIAATLEHLRDQRAGVVATRQQFEFVLMAVAEEVHAILKALPANSSGEKRELDKDPALTAAAPVAPGSCSTKEPLKEDKAQEAAEEEAPTSSIKAAAEQQKTPAKKQQPQQAKK, encoded by the exons GTGGGCCGGTTATCATGGCAAGCAATGTGCATCAACAACAATCACAACAGGTACAACATCCATACGCAATAAGTGAAGATCGGCAACTGCATCGTCGACGAGCTACGAAACAGTCCTCAGAATCAAAGCACCCAAAGCAGTGCCAAATTTGGCCTGATCAGTCATCAAAGCGACCACGCATAAGAATTGGAACTGCTTCTGGATCTTTTCTGCTATGTCCAGCTCTGAATGTCCTAAAAGAACCATCCAAATTTCTTCCAATTGGTTTCCTTCTGCTAGTTATCTTTCTGTCCACTCATGGAGATTTTGCTGAAGCGGAGGGCAATGTTG GCTGCCAGTTTGTTAGGACGCTTTGCATACCCCACACCGAGGTTTGCTATGATG ATAACATCTTCGGCAAATGCATTCCCACCACCGGCGTCGATGTTGAGGACATTGAGAA GACACCACTCACTGAGGACCAGTCCCGTCTGTTGGCCACCATGCTGGAGGAGCTCCAGGGCGCGGGCTTAGGCTGGGACCATCCGTATGTACAATGCCGCATCCAGGGCTCGCTTTTTTCGCTGCAACGTCAACAGCAGTTGCCTCCGAATCTGTGTGCCAATCTGGCGCCAGTTCCCCCAGAATATGGGGATCCGGCCAGTGCATTGGCCTATGTCCGTTTCACTCCACCCGAACCGCAAATCGAGGGCGAATTGGATTACTACGAACAGCAGCCGGGTCAATTGTATCCCATATTGCATAAGAAGCAGGACACCCAAGACAATGGCATCAATAGCATCATCCATCAGTTGCAACTGCAGGATAGGCGACGCTTGCGTCACGATCCTGGTGAGCTAGAGCATTTCGGCAAGTTGGATCAATTGGGTCATGGGGCGCAAGCAGCTCAACTGGAAACTCCGAGTGTAATGGATGTCTTCCTGGACACCGAACGGCAGAGGCTGGAACAACAAGCCCGATTAGCCGATCAAGAGCAAgagcagcagaagcaacatGAACGTCTCGAACTGTATCAGATTCTGGCCGCCTCAGAGCCCGATCCTCAGCCCTACCAACGTAAAATGCAAGCCAATGCCATGGACACCTTGGAGTCGATAGTGGAACAGCaaaaggagcagcagcaacaacagcagcaggagcaggaggaaAAGGCTCCTGTCTATGTGCCCGAAGATGTGAACGAGTCCAGTGAACTTTACATTCCCGATAACTTTGCACCCTTCAAGCGTGTTCGAGGACGAGGACGAAATCCGATTGAAGTCGAAGAGCCACCAAAGCGTTCCTTCTTCCGTGAACTGGCCAGCAGAAATAATGCGCCAGAGCCCGAGCCTGAGGCGATGGTAAAACGACGTCCGCCCTTCTATGATCAACAGGAGTTGGCTTTCGATACGGGTCTGTTGCATAACTCACTGACTCCACTGCAGGAAGAAGCTATGCTGGCCTCAAACACCTTTCCCCGGACGGCCAATGGTCAAAGGTTATACACTGAAGGCGGCTTGCTAATGATGCCCTACAACTCGGACCAGGACTCAGACCTCGATGGCATGCAGGCAGATgaaccagcagcaacaatcaAACAATCGCTGTTGGCCAATATGCTGGGCTTTGCCCGACACGAGCGTCTGGATGTTAAGAAACCCGGACCACAGTTGGGACCGCCTAAGCCCGCGGCCGCTGAGCTCAACAATCACCTGGAAACGGACAAGGCACGCAGTAGCAAACAGCAGAACAAGGAGGTCCTGCCCGCGCACATCAagggcagcagcaacaacgacGAGGACGATGCacacaagaagaagaaggtcATGCAGGAGCAGCACTCGGCCGAGGATCATGCGCCGCACACCGTAGACACTGAATATGCACATGTGTTCGTGAAGAACCC AATTGACAGTTGGTACGATGGGCAGCGTATTATGAATGAGTTGGCGCAAATACTACACATGCAGGGATACTTTTCTTATTTAAC CGTTCAACCGCACGAAGTGAGCTTCCGGGTGGACTCAAACAACCCCGAACGCAAAACCGCCGGAGATGTGGCACGCATCATCAACGAGAACCGCGGCGTGAAGAACAACATTCAGCGACGCGTTGGCTTCTATGTCCTGCATGCTGGCGTGGGtgacaagatcaaggatttgTCAGATCCCAGTGTCTCCGCCTCGCACATAGAGCTGGCCGAACAGGGGCCAGATGTCACTCACATTATGGCATACATGTTCGCTGGAGCAGGCGCTGCGGCTGTCATTGTGATCTTTGTCACCCTGATTCTGATCAAGAGGCACGATCGCAAGCGCGACAAGCTGGGCGGCCTGCAAtcgggcatagctggcacagAGACCTGCAGCAAGGACTATCAGGAACTGTGCCGAGCCCGCATGGCTGGCAaaagtggcagtggcagtggcggcTCAGGAGCAACTGGAACTGGAGCTGCTGGTGAGCCTGCCCACAGTGGTCGCATAACATCGCTGAGCAAGGAGAACGAAGGACGACCACCATCCTCACGATCTAGTACTTCATCGTGGAGCGAGGAGCCGGCATTGACGAATATGGATATATCTACAGGACACATGGTTTTG TCTTACATGGAGGATCACTTGCGAAACAAGGGACGACTGCAAAGGGAATGGGAGGCCTTGTGCCGCTACGAGGCTGAACCAAGTGCACGGGAGGCTGCCTCACAGCCTCAGTGTGTTAGCCTTAACCGTCCCGGAGCTCCCTTGCCCTACGATCATTCGCGTGTGGTCCTCAACCATTTGGCCAATGCCGAGGGATTGGATTATGTGAATGCCTCTACAATT ACTGATCACGATCCCCGCGCTCCAGCCTATGTGGCTGCTCAAGGACCATTACCATCGACTTTGGCACACTTTTGGCAAATGATTTGGGAACAGGGTGCAGTGGTCATTGTGGCCCTGTGTCGCCTCCAAGAGAATGGAGAGGTGGCTTGTGCTCGCTACTGGCCGGAAGAGGGTGCAGAGGTCTATCACATCTATGAG GTTCATCTCGTTAGTGAACACATTTGGTGTGATGATTACCTCGTACGTTCTTTCTATTTGAAAAATCTGCGCACTAGCGAGACCCGCACAGTGACACAATTCCATTTCCTGTCCTGGCCTCAAATGGGCATACCCACTCAAGCCAAAGCCCTTTTGGACTTTAGACG AAAGGTGAACAAATCGTATCGAGGTCGTCGCTCTTGTCCCATAGTGGTCCATGGAAGTGCTGGTGCTGGTCGCACTGGTGCCTACATCTTGTTGGATTTGGTCTTGGAACGCATGAACAAGGGTGCCCGTGAAATTGATATAGCCGCCACGCTGGAACACTTGAGAGATCAACGAGCTGGTGTCGTGGCCACACGACAGCAATTCGAATTCGTTCTCATGGCAGTGGCCGAAGAGGTTCATGCCATCTTGAAGGCATTGCCGGCCAATTCGTCGGGCGAAAAGCGTGAATTGGATAAGGATCCGGCACTCACAGCGGCAGCCCCTGTGGCCCCTGGCTCCTGCTCCACCAAAGAGCCACTGAAAGAGGACAAGGCCCAGGAGGCAGCCGAAGAGGAGGCACCCACCAGTAGCATCAAGGCGGCGGCGGAACAACAAAAGACGCCAGCCAAAAaacagcagccgcagcaggcAAAGAAGTAA